From Streptomyces durmitorensis, a single genomic window includes:
- a CDS encoding TetR/AcrR family transcriptional regulator C-terminal domain-containing protein has translation MVKVATTPLDRTRVARTALKLLNETGLDGLSLRAIAKELDVKAPALYWHFKDKQALLDEMATEMLRRMNDELAAEAVPDADWPTAFAAAMRGLRRHLLRYRDGAKVYSGTRFTDMSYAAPMEAHLRMLTAGGFTPGGAARAWLTGYSYTIGYVIEEQSMGPDPAKEGGGYDLEARAQRLAAYPLASAAGDEMFRDYDAGFEKGLAAVVAGIGATMLDTRHA, from the coding sequence ATTGTCAAGGTGGCTACGACACCCCTGGACCGCACCCGCGTGGCGCGCACCGCCCTGAAGCTCCTGAACGAGACGGGCCTCGACGGGCTCTCCCTGCGCGCCATCGCCAAGGAGCTGGACGTCAAGGCGCCCGCTCTGTACTGGCATTTCAAGGACAAGCAGGCGCTGCTCGACGAGATGGCGACGGAGATGCTGCGGCGCATGAACGACGAGCTCGCGGCGGAGGCGGTACCGGACGCCGACTGGCCGACCGCCTTCGCCGCCGCGATGCGCGGCCTGCGGCGGCACCTGCTGAGGTACCGCGACGGCGCGAAGGTCTACAGCGGTACGCGCTTCACGGACATGTCGTACGCCGCCCCCATGGAGGCGCACCTGCGCATGCTCACGGCGGGGGGCTTCACGCCGGGCGGCGCGGCCCGCGCCTGGCTCACGGGGTACAGCTACACGATCGGCTACGTGATCGAGGAGCAGTCGATGGGCCCCGACCCCGCGAAGGAGGGGGGCGGCTACGACCTGGAGGCCCGCGCGCAGCGGCTCGCCGCGTATCCGCTCGCCTCGGCGGCCGGGGACGAAATGTTCCGCGACTACGACGCGGGGTTCGAGAAGGGCCTCGCCGCTGTGGTCGCCGGGATCGGGGCGACGATGCTGGACACCCGGCACGCATAG
- a CDS encoding FAD-dependent oxidoreductase, with the protein MAVMTDVLIVGAGPTGLTLACDLARRGVDALVVERADTLFPGSRGKGIQPRTQEVFDDLGVIEAAEAAGGPYPVGMVWQDGERQGEHRMFEESEPTPDAPYDRPLMLPQWRTQEILHARLRELGGAEIEFGAALTGLAQDEEGVTARLADGRTVRAAYAVAADGGRSTVRAALGIGMTGETVDPNPILVADVRIPALDRDNWHMFPPAADGGGFLAICPLSGTPDFQLTAQFTDGTAPDTSLEGVRKVVAARTHLAADEVTEVRWASDFRPRAAMADRFRAGRVFLAGDAAHVHSPAGGQGLNTSVQDAYNLGWKLGAVLRGGAPDALLDTYEAERLPNAAQMLGLSTRIHRGEERRGEATRQLGLGYRDSSLSVETRTDLPDEALRAGDRAPDGPCGAGRLFDAFRGPHCTLLAVGTDAELPSLDEELVHVHRVDAYAPYGKGLFLVRPDGYVGWAGEDARGLTDYVRLIRQDNSSAKTVDLKQT; encoded by the coding sequence ATGGCTGTCATGACCGACGTACTGATCGTGGGCGCCGGACCCACGGGCCTGACCCTCGCCTGCGACCTCGCTCGACGCGGCGTGGACGCCCTGGTCGTCGAGCGGGCCGACACCCTCTTCCCCGGCTCCCGCGGCAAGGGCATCCAGCCCCGCACCCAGGAGGTCTTCGACGACCTCGGGGTCATCGAGGCGGCCGAGGCGGCGGGCGGCCCCTACCCGGTCGGCATGGTCTGGCAGGACGGCGAGCGGCAGGGCGAGCACCGGATGTTCGAGGAGAGTGAGCCGACCCCGGACGCCCCGTACGACCGGCCGCTGATGCTCCCCCAGTGGCGCACGCAGGAGATCCTCCACGCCCGCCTGCGCGAACTCGGCGGCGCGGAGATCGAGTTCGGCGCCGCACTGACCGGCCTCGCGCAGGACGAGGAGGGCGTCACCGCCCGGCTCGCGGACGGCAGGACGGTCCGCGCCGCCTACGCCGTGGCGGCCGACGGCGGCCGTTCGACCGTGCGCGCGGCGCTCGGCATCGGCATGACGGGCGAGACCGTCGACCCGAACCCGATCCTGGTGGCCGACGTCCGCATCCCCGCCCTGGACCGCGACAACTGGCACATGTTCCCGCCCGCCGCCGACGGCGGGGGCTTCCTGGCGATCTGCCCGCTGTCGGGCACCCCGGACTTCCAGCTGACGGCCCAGTTCACGGACGGGACCGCCCCCGACACCTCGCTCGAAGGCGTACGCAAAGTCGTCGCCGCCCGTACGCACCTGGCCGCCGACGAGGTGACCGAGGTGCGCTGGGCCTCCGACTTCCGGCCGCGCGCGGCGATGGCGGACCGGTTCCGCGCAGGCCGCGTGTTCCTGGCCGGCGACGCGGCGCACGTGCACTCACCCGCGGGCGGCCAGGGCCTGAACACCAGCGTGCAGGACGCGTACAACCTGGGCTGGAAGCTGGGCGCGGTCCTGCGGGGCGGCGCCCCCGACGCACTCCTCGACACGTACGAGGCCGAGCGGCTGCCCAACGCCGCGCAGATGCTGGGCCTTTCCACCCGCATCCACCGGGGCGAGGAGCGGCGCGGGGAGGCCACCCGCCAGCTGGGCCTCGGCTACCGGGACAGCTCCCTGTCGGTGGAGACCCGCACGGACCTCCCGGACGAGGCGCTGCGGGCGGGCGACCGAGCACCGGACGGGCCGTGCGGCGCGGGACGGCTCTTCGACGCGTTCAGGGGACCGCACTGCACACTGCTCGCGGTCGGCACGGATGCCGAACTGCCTTCGCTGGACGAGGAGTTGGTGCACGTACACCGCGTCGATGCCTACGCGCCCTACGGCAAGGGCCTCTTCCTGGTGCGCCCGGACGGGTACGTCGGCTGGGCGGGCGAGGACGCGAGGGGCCTGACCGACTACGTCAGGCTGATCCGCCAGGACAACTCATCCGCGAAGACAGTTGACCTCAAGCAAACTTGA
- a CDS encoding MarR family winged helix-turn-helix transcriptional regulator, with protein MDTFTYSHSDEDLIDQPIGYWASAAGEAVVHHIRTMLAESGLTQPEWWILNQIVADDGRDKAAVLATLRGYLNVGDGSLQHDIRALHERGLLTEDADGRLRITDEGRTLRDNTALRQQKTRDQIHQGIPEEEYIRTLKVLQRMIHNVGGSAWHH; from the coding sequence ATGGACACTTTCACGTACTCCCACAGCGACGAAGACCTCATCGACCAGCCCATCGGCTACTGGGCATCGGCCGCGGGTGAGGCCGTCGTCCACCACATCCGCACCATGCTCGCCGAGTCCGGGCTCACCCAGCCCGAGTGGTGGATCCTGAACCAGATCGTCGCCGACGACGGCCGCGACAAGGCGGCCGTGCTCGCCACTCTGCGCGGCTACCTGAACGTGGGCGACGGCTCCCTGCAGCACGACATCCGCGCCCTGCACGAGCGCGGCCTGCTCACCGAGGACGCCGACGGCCGCCTCCGCATCACCGATGAGGGCCGCACCCTGCGGGACAACACCGCCCTGCGCCAGCAGAAGACCCGGGACCAGATCCACCAGGGCATCCCTGAGGAGGAGTACATCCGCACCCTCAAGGTCCTCCAGCGCATGATCCACAACGTGGGCGGGTCGGCCTGGCACCACTGA
- a CDS encoding Uma2 family endonuclease, which produces MAVIMHETSLADAADRLWEELPGHRVEILNGSIVVTPPPDGQHQDTLSWLTVELYKAGAREAGLRHVQGIGLWLPTGPDDFAVPDLSIVDVDYKDEVVEKNCYAPHVFRLVMEVTSSNRADELVTKVETYARTGIPVYVVVDRKHDEVLVYSDPDGDEYVTCSRYKRGQSVPVPPSVGVTLDLPVDTLLDGD; this is translated from the coding sequence ATGGCCGTGATAATGCATGAGACGTCGCTCGCCGATGCTGCCGACCGCCTCTGGGAAGAGCTGCCCGGACACCGGGTGGAGATCCTCAACGGGAGCATTGTTGTGACACCGCCGCCGGATGGTCAGCACCAGGACACCTTGTCCTGGCTCACCGTGGAGCTTTACAAGGCTGGGGCCCGGGAGGCGGGGCTCCGCCATGTGCAGGGCATCGGCCTCTGGCTGCCGACCGGCCCTGACGACTTTGCGGTGCCCGACCTGTCCATCGTCGACGTGGACTACAAAGACGAGGTCGTCGAGAAGAACTGCTACGCCCCGCATGTGTTCCGCCTGGTCATGGAAGTGACATCGTCCAACCGGGCCGACGAACTGGTCACGAAGGTCGAGACCTACGCCAGGACGGGCATTCCCGTATACGTCGTCGTCGACCGGAAGCACGACGAGGTGCTGGTGTACTCGGACCCCGACGGGGACGAGTACGTGACCTGCTCCCGCTACAAGCGCGGCCAGTCCGTCCCCGTCCCCCCGTCCGTGGGCGTCACCCTCGACCTGCCCGTGGACACCCTCCTGGACGGCGACTGA
- a CDS encoding acyl-CoA mutase large subunit family protein: MARDSESGLPVEPVYGPEALDGWDPATKLGAPGAYPFTRGVYPTMYTGRPWTMRQYAGFGTAVESNARYQQLIANGTTGLSVAFDLPTQMGHDSDAPIASGEVGKVGVAIDSIDDMRVLFGGIPLDKVSTSMTINAPAALLLLMYQLVGEEQGVDAGELTGTIQNDILKEYIARGTYIFPPKPSLRLVADIFKYCRAEIPKWNTISISGYHMAEAGATPAQEIAFTLADGIEYVRTAVAAGMDVDDFAPRLSFFFVARTTLLEEVAKFRAARRIWARVMRDEFGAKNPKSLMLRFHTQTAGVQLTAQQPEVNLVRVAVQGLGAVLGGTQSLHTNSFDEAIALPTDKSARLALRTQQVLAYETDVTATVDPFAGSYVVEKMTDDIEAAALGLMERVEDMGGAVAAIEHGFQKSEIERSAYRIAQETDSGERVVVGVNRFQLDAEEPYEPLRVDPAIEAQQAARLARLRAERDRAAVDAALSSLQEAAKGEANVLYPMKDALRARATVGEVCDALREVWGAYVPTDAF; the protein is encoded by the coding sequence ATGGCGCGTGATTCGGAGTCCGGACTGCCCGTCGAGCCCGTGTACGGCCCCGAGGCCCTCGACGGCTGGGATCCCGCGACGAAGCTGGGCGCACCGGGCGCCTATCCCTTCACACGCGGCGTGTATCCCACCATGTACACCGGCCGCCCCTGGACGATGCGCCAGTACGCGGGCTTCGGCACGGCCGTCGAGTCCAACGCCCGCTACCAGCAGCTGATCGCGAACGGCACGACGGGCCTCTCCGTCGCCTTCGACCTGCCCACGCAGATGGGCCACGACTCGGACGCCCCGATCGCGTCCGGCGAGGTCGGCAAGGTGGGCGTCGCGATCGACTCGATCGACGACATGCGCGTCCTGTTCGGCGGCATCCCGCTGGACAAGGTGTCGACGTCGATGACGATCAACGCCCCCGCCGCCCTGCTGCTCCTCATGTACCAACTGGTGGGCGAGGAACAGGGCGTCGACGCAGGCGAGCTGACGGGCACGATCCAGAACGACATCCTGAAGGAGTACATCGCGCGCGGCACGTACATCTTCCCGCCCAAGCCGTCGCTGCGCCTGGTCGCGGACATCTTCAAGTACTGCCGGGCCGAGATCCCGAAGTGGAACACCATCTCCATCTCCGGCTACCACATGGCCGAGGCGGGTGCGACGCCCGCGCAGGAGATCGCCTTCACCCTCGCCGACGGCATCGAGTACGTCCGCACGGCGGTCGCGGCGGGCATGGACGTGGACGACTTCGCGCCCCGCCTGTCCTTCTTCTTCGTGGCACGTACGACGCTCCTGGAGGAGGTCGCCAAGTTCCGTGCCGCGCGCCGCATCTGGGCCCGCGTGATGCGCGACGAGTTCGGCGCGAAGAACCCGAAGTCGCTGATGCTGCGCTTCCACACGCAGACGGCCGGGGTCCAGCTCACCGCCCAGCAGCCCGAGGTGAACCTCGTCCGGGTCGCGGTCCAGGGCCTGGGCGCGGTGCTCGGCGGCACCCAGTCCCTGCACACGAACTCCTTCGACGAGGCGATCGCGCTGCCGACCGACAAGAGCGCGCGCCTGGCCCTGCGCACGCAGCAGGTCCTCGCGTACGAGACGGACGTGACCGCCACGGTCGACCCGTTCGCCGGGTCGTACGTCGTCGAGAAGATGACGGACGACATCGAGGCCGCGGCCCTTGGGCTCATGGAGCGCGTCGAGGACATGGGCGGCGCGGTGGCCGCCATCGAGCACGGCTTCCAGAAGAGCGAGATCGAGCGCAGCGCCTACCGCATCGCCCAGGAGACCGACTCCGGTGAACGCGTGGTGGTCGGCGTCAACCGCTTCCAGCTGGACGCGGAGGAGCCCTACGAACCCCTCCGCGTCGACCCCGCCATCGAGGCCCAGCAGGCGGCCCGCCTCGCGAGGCTGCGGGCGGAGCGCGACCGGGCGGCGGTGGACGCGGCACTCTCCTCGCTCCAGGAGGCGGCCAAGGGAGAGGCCAACGTCCTCTACCCGATGAAGGACGCGCTGCGGGCGCGGGCGACGGTGGGCGAGGTGTGCGACGCGCTGCGGGAGGTGTGGGGGGCGTACGTGCCGACGGACGCGTTCTGA
- a CDS encoding L,D-transpeptidase family protein: MTGVVVGKGAIAVGAVVAVALVGGCKAQAVDSDGKAQPVRISPTKTKSDGTGPDEPSGPSKGTAEGPSEAAPTPEPAPKTLLAPGQRGDQVRELQARLRQIAWFFDNPSGTYGSSTTSAVKGFQGKRGLPRTGTTDTVTWQKLVGMTREPTKYELYSGGGIPASKPDKRCMTGRVLCISKESRTLTWMIDGKAVSTMDVRFGSQYTPTRDGTFTVYWKSRHHVSTLYDTAMPYAMFFSGGQAVHYSSDFAATGYNGASHGCVNVRDEKKIASLFSQVKNGDKVVVYK, encoded by the coding sequence ATGACGGGGGTCGTTGTGGGCAAAGGTGCGATAGCCGTGGGGGCCGTGGTCGCGGTCGCCCTGGTCGGCGGGTGCAAGGCGCAGGCCGTCGACTCGGACGGGAAGGCGCAGCCGGTCAGGATCTCCCCCACGAAGACGAAGTCGGACGGGACCGGCCCCGATGAGCCGTCCGGGCCGTCCAAGGGGACGGCCGAGGGACCTTCCGAGGCGGCGCCGACCCCCGAGCCGGCGCCGAAGACGCTGCTCGCGCCGGGGCAGCGCGGCGACCAGGTGCGTGAGCTGCAGGCCAGGCTCCGGCAGATCGCCTGGTTCTTCGACAACCCCTCGGGGACGTACGGCTCGTCCACGACCTCCGCGGTCAAGGGGTTCCAGGGCAAGCGCGGGCTGCCCCGCACGGGCACGACGGACACGGTGACCTGGCAGAAGCTGGTCGGCATGACGCGCGAGCCCACGAAGTACGAGCTGTACTCGGGAGGCGGCATCCCGGCGTCGAAGCCCGACAAGCGCTGCATGACCGGCCGCGTCCTGTGCATCAGCAAGGAGAGCCGCACGCTGACCTGGATGATCGACGGCAAGGCCGTCTCGACGATGGACGTGCGCTTCGGCTCGCAGTACACCCCCACCCGTGACGGCACGTTCACCGTCTACTGGAAGTCACGCCACCACGTCTCGACGCTGTACGACACCGCCATGCCGTACGCGATGTTCTTCAGCGGCGGCCAGGCCGTGCACTACTCGTCGGACTTCGCGGCGACCGGTTACAACGGCGCTTCGCACGGCTGCGTGAACGTACGGGACGAGAAGAAGATCGCGAGTCTGTTCTCGCAGGTAAAGAACGGCGACAAGGTCGTCGTCTACAAGTGA
- a CDS encoding RNA polymerase sigma factor: MLGDDAELTAAVLAAQDGDETAFRTVYRAVHPRLLGYVRTLVGDPDAEDVASEAWLQIARDLDRFSGDADRFRGWAARIARNRALDHIRMRGRRPAIGGDETELTGKPGEADTADEAMESLATGDALALIAQLPQDQAEAVVLRVVVGLDAKSAALTLGKRPGAVRTAAHRGLKRLAELLGADGPPSQGALDAVPPQRERRGPAVTSAGVTHSRIRAQKDM; this comes from the coding sequence GTGCTGGGGGACGACGCGGAACTGACCGCCGCGGTGCTTGCGGCGCAGGACGGGGACGAGACCGCGTTCCGGACTGTGTACCGCGCCGTGCACCCGCGGCTGCTCGGCTACGTAAGAACGCTGGTCGGAGACCCGGACGCGGAGGATGTCGCGTCCGAGGCCTGGCTGCAGATAGCCCGGGACCTCGACCGGTTCAGCGGCGACGCGGACCGGTTCCGCGGCTGGGCCGCGCGCATAGCGCGCAACCGCGCGCTCGATCACATACGTATGCGGGGCCGCCGCCCGGCGATAGGCGGCGACGAGACCGAGCTGACCGGGAAGCCGGGCGAAGCGGACACAGCCGACGAGGCGATGGAGTCCCTCGCGACCGGAGACGCCCTCGCCCTGATAGCCCAGCTCCCGCAGGACCAGGCGGAAGCGGTCGTGCTCCGGGTGGTCGTCGGCCTCGACGCCAAGAGCGCGGCCCTGACCCTCGGCAAGCGCCCCGGAGCCGTCCGCACCGCCGCGCACCGCGGCCTGAAGCGGCTCGCGGAACTGCTCGGCGCCGACGGCCCGCCGAGTCAGGGTGCGCTGGACGCGGTACCGCCCCAGAGGGAGCGGCGCGGGCCTGCGGTGACGTCCGCCGGTGTGACGCATTCGCGTATCCGGGCGCAGAAGGACATGTGA
- a CDS encoding RNA polymerase sigma factor, producing the protein MGRGGEPRRAQARDEELGAAVARAQEGDEAAFAVAYRLVQPGLVGYLRGLVGHDGETAEDIAAEAWLEIARDLGRFRGDGAGFRGWTATIARHRALDHLRRQKVRPRPSALEQDMLELPGPHSTSEQALESISTEQAIALIAGLPRDQAEAVLLRVVVGLDAPATARVLGKRPGAVRTAAYRGLKRLAEQLGAARGVTDDGAGPLGESR; encoded by the coding sequence GTGGGTCGAGGAGGGGAACCCCGTCGCGCACAGGCGCGGGACGAGGAGCTGGGCGCCGCGGTCGCGCGGGCACAGGAGGGCGACGAGGCGGCCTTCGCGGTCGCGTACCGCCTGGTGCAGCCGGGGCTCGTCGGCTATCTGCGGGGTCTGGTCGGCCACGACGGAGAGACCGCCGAGGACATTGCGGCCGAGGCCTGGCTGGAGATCGCCCGCGACCTGGGGCGGTTCCGGGGCGACGGCGCGGGCTTCCGCGGCTGGACGGCGACCATCGCGCGCCACCGGGCCCTCGACCATCTGCGGCGCCAGAAGGTCAGGCCGCGCCCGTCCGCCCTCGAACAGGACATGCTCGAACTCCCCGGACCGCACAGCACGTCGGAGCAGGCGCTCGAGTCGATCTCCACGGAGCAGGCCATCGCGCTGATCGCTGGGCTGCCGCGGGATCAGGCGGAGGCGGTGCTGCTGCGGGTGGTCGTCGGCCTGGACGCCCCGGCGACGGCGCGGGTGCTCGGCAAACGCCCCGGGGCGGTGCGTACCGCCGCGTACCGGGGCCTCAAGCGGCTCGCCGAGCAGTTGGGCGCGGCGCGAGGTGTGACGGATGACGGCGCCGGTCCGCTGGGGGAGTCGAGATGA
- a CDS encoding FG-GAP-like repeat-containing protein, with amino-acid sequence MLGGAGAVTYAMADPSTGDSTDEVSRGKRPVSVHDIALRADGAKERELPRTSTKQFSLLGVSWTGVTKELEGTAQVRTRSIESAKWTGWQSLDLELHLPEKAEAGMRAASEPLWVGPSDGVEVRVVAADGTSSEALPKGLEVNLVDPGVTSKEADNPALDGSAMAPAAFAAPAADETTVPPDPGSGGGSGEPAPSDPPTDPPTEAPTEAPSSPTPTDPGTEPPTSPAPTGSPTASPDPEPTVPPAPPSTVSKPPILSRAAWGADESQVEDPPEYIDKVKAVFVHHTVGTNDYSCAQSASLVRGVMTYHVKTEGWNDLGYNFLVDKCGQVFEGRGGGTDLPVRGAHTYGFNGESAGIAVLGDFEGDPATGKPAGKPTRATLESVSRVAAWKLGQYGGDPLGKATLTAADDTGVWKKGDTPSLNTISGHRDGFATACPGKTLYAKLGEIRRYAASPARNSAIPTSDSNRDGITDLVAGTPKASGGVGSLTVVPGGLDGPVSGLKKTLTQSSPGVPGASEAGDNWAAATAWGDINGDGYADLAIGAPGEDDTTNKDRGAVTMLYGPDFTTGTDMQLADDFHYPGAKFGSAVAVGDFNADGKADVFAASTGTGGTWAARFKAGSEVGGTLTSGDTAISYADAASGDFNRDGYADVALNYRDQSGIGRVQWFKGTRSGLSRVGSLTVKGGRSLAVGDVNGNGYDDLVIGQPYTAESGAFAGGQVTVIPGTSTGFTTTGMKTVHQDTSGVPGAAESGDAMGWSVSAGDYNLDGYADVLAGAPNEDITRDGSSRKDAGTSLLLKGTSSGLTGTGASAFSQDTTGITGSTEAADRLGASVTLTDLSGYGRADLAIGVDGEDAGNGTILQLDSGSSGVSTSGGVYYGRTLLGTPAGAHLGETLTP; translated from the coding sequence GTGCTGGGGGGCGCGGGGGCCGTCACGTACGCGATGGCGGATCCCTCGACCGGGGACTCGACGGACGAGGTCTCCCGCGGCAAGCGCCCGGTGAGTGTGCACGACATCGCGCTCAGGGCCGACGGCGCCAAGGAGAGGGAGCTGCCGCGCACGTCGACGAAGCAGTTCTCGCTGCTCGGCGTCTCATGGACCGGCGTGACGAAGGAACTTGAGGGCACGGCCCAGGTCCGCACCCGCTCCATCGAGAGCGCCAAGTGGACCGGGTGGCAGAGCCTGGACCTGGAGCTGCACCTGCCCGAGAAGGCCGAGGCGGGCATGCGCGCGGCCTCCGAGCCGCTGTGGGTCGGCCCTTCGGACGGCGTCGAGGTCCGCGTGGTGGCGGCGGACGGCACCTCAAGTGAGGCGCTCCCCAAGGGACTTGAGGTCAACCTCGTGGACCCGGGTGTGACGTCCAAGGAGGCGGACAACCCGGCGCTGGACGGTTCCGCGATGGCGCCGGCGGCGTTCGCGGCCCCCGCGGCCGACGAGACGACGGTGCCACCGGACCCGGGTTCGGGCGGCGGTTCCGGGGAGCCCGCGCCGTCGGACCCCCCGACTGACCCCCCGACGGAGGCACCGACAGAGGCACCCTCCTCGCCCACCCCCACGGATCCGGGCACCGAGCCGCCCACGTCCCCCGCCCCCACGGGCTCCCCCACCGCCTCCCCTGACCCGGAGCCCACGGTTCCGCCCGCTCCGCCGTCCACCGTCAGCAAGCCGCCCATCCTCAGCAGGGCGGCGTGGGGCGCGGACGAGTCCCAGGTCGAGGACCCGCCGGAGTACATAGACAAGGTCAAGGCGGTCTTCGTCCACCACACGGTCGGCACGAACGACTACAGCTGCGCCCAGTCGGCGTCCCTGGTCCGCGGTGTCATGACGTACCACGTGAAGACCGAGGGCTGGAACGACCTCGGCTACAACTTCCTCGTGGACAAGTGCGGCCAGGTCTTCGAGGGCCGCGGCGGCGGCACCGATCTGCCGGTGCGCGGCGCGCACACGTACGGCTTCAACGGCGAGTCCGCGGGCATCGCGGTGCTCGGCGACTTCGAGGGCGACCCGGCCACGGGCAAACCGGCGGGCAAGCCGACCCGCGCGACCCTGGAGTCGGTGTCGCGCGTCGCGGCCTGGAAGCTGGGCCAGTACGGCGGCGACCCGCTGGGCAAGGCCACGCTGACGGCGGCCGACGACACGGGCGTGTGGAAGAAGGGCGACACCCCGTCGCTCAACACGATCTCGGGCCACCGGGACGGCTTCGCGACGGCATGCCCCGGCAAGACCCTCTACGCGAAGCTCGGCGAGATCCGCCGCTACGCGGCGAGCCCGGCCCGCAACTCCGCGATCCCCACGTCGGACTCCAACCGGGACGGCATCACGGACCTGGTGGCGGGCACGCCCAAGGCATCGGGCGGCGTGGGCAGCCTGACGGTCGTGCCGGGCGGCCTCGACGGCCCGGTGAGCGGGCTGAAGAAGACCCTCACCCAGTCGAGCCCCGGAGTCCCCGGCGCCTCGGAGGCGGGCGACAACTGGGCGGCGGCCACGGCCTGGGGTGACATCAACGGCGACGGATACGCGGACCTGGCGATCGGCGCCCCCGGCGAGGACGACACCACGAACAAGGACCGCGGCGCGGTCACGATGCTCTACGGCCCGGACTTCACCACCGGCACGGACATGCAGCTGGCGGACGACTTCCACTACCCGGGTGCCAAGTTCGGCTCCGCGGTGGCGGTCGGCGACTTCAACGCGGACGGCAAGGCGGACGTCTTCGCGGCGTCCACCGGCACCGGCGGCACCTGGGCGGCACGCTTCAAGGCGGGCAGCGAGGTGGGCGGCACCCTGACGTCGGGCGACACGGCCATCTCGTACGCGGATGCCGCGTCCGGCGACTTCAACCGTGACGGCTACGCGGACGTGGCGCTGAACTACCGCGACCAGTCGGGGATCGGCCGCGTGCAGTGGTTCAAGGGCACGAGGTCGGGCCTGAGCAGGGTCGGTTCGCTGACGGTGAAGGGCGGCAGGTCACTGGCAGTGGGCGACGTGAACGGCAACGGCTACGACGACCTGGTCATAGGCCAGCCGTACACGGCGGAGTCGGGCGCGTTCGCGGGCGGCCAGGTGACGGTGATCCCAGGCACGTCGACGGGCTTCACGACCACCGGCATGAAGACGGTCCACCAGGACACGTCCGGAGTCCCGGGCGCCGCCGAGTCGGGCGACGCGATGGGCTGGTCGGTCTCGGCGGGCGACTACAACCTGGACGGCTACGCGGACGTCCTGGCGGGCGCACCGAACGAGGACATCACGCGGGACGGTTCGTCGAGGAAGGACGCAGGCACGTCACTCCTCCTGAAGGGCACGTCGTCCGGCCTGACGGGCACGGGCGCGTCGGCGTTCTCGCAGGACACGACGGGGATCACCGGCTCCACGGAGGCGGCCGACCGCCTGGGCGCGTCGGTGACCCTGACGGACCTGTCCGGCTACGGCCGCGCGGATCTGGCGATCGGCGTGGACGGCGAGGACGCGGGCAACGGCACGATCCTGCAGCTGGACAGCGGCAGTTCGGGCGTATCGACGTCGGGTGGCGTCTACTACGGCCGTACGTTGCTGGGCACCCCGGCGGGCGCACACTTGGGCGAGACCCTGACGCCGTAG